GGAGATGGTTTCCGCGCACGACGTCGTCCTCGACGGCGCCCGCTTCCGCGCCGGCCTGAGCCTCGCCGGGGCGGAAGTGGCGGGGCGCCTGTCGCTGCGGGACGCGGCGGTGGACGGCGGCCTGTACCTGTCCGGGGCGCGGTTCACCGGGGACGCCGACCTCCGGCTCGCCCGCGAGCCCGGCACCGTCGACTTCGCCGGTGCCGAGGTCGACCAGGCGCGGGAGGTCCGCCTTCCCGCGACCTGGTCGCTCGAACCGTCGGCCGGAGGCCGCGCCCGGCTCGGCTGAACCTCAGTCGAACAGCTTGGGCAGCGTGCCCTCGAACGCCTCACGCAGCTCTTCGAAGCCGAAGGTCGCCACGCCCTGGATCTCCAGGCCGCCCGCCTCCGGGTCCACCACGCCGGCCTTGCGCCACGGCAGCCCGCGCGCGGTGCACATCTCGGTGAACCGCAGCTCCTCCGTGCGCGGCACCGCGACCAGCACGCGCCCGGTCGACTCCGAGAACAGCTGCACGAACGGGTCGGCGTCCTCGTCCAGCAGGGCCCGCGCACCGCACTGCCCCACCAGCACCATCTCCACCAGCGCCTGCGCCAGCCCACCGTCGGACAGGTCGTGCGCGGCCGAGATCATGCCGTCCCGCGAACCGGCGACCAGGACCTCCGCCAGCAGCCGCTCGCGGTCCAGGTCGACCTTCGGCGGCAGACCGCCCAGGTGGCCGTGGATGACGTGCGCCCACGCCGAACCACCGAACTCGTCGTGCGTCTCGCCCAGCAGCAGCAGCGTCTCACCGGCCTCGGCGCCGATCCCGGTGGGAATGCGCCGCCGCACGTCGTCGATCACGCCGAGCACACCGACCACCGGTGTGGGCAGGATCGCGGTGTCCCCGGTCTGGTTGTAGAAGCTCACGTTCCCGCCGGTCACCGGGACGCCCAGCTGCGCGCACCCGTCCGCGATGCCGTGCACGGCCTGCTCGAACTGCCACATCACGCCCGGGTCGGTCGGCGCGCCGAAGTTCAGGCAGTCCGTCACGGCCAGCGGGGTGGCGCCCGTGGTCGCCACGTTGCGGTACGCCTCCGCGAGCGCGATCTGCGCGCCGGCGTACGGGTCGAGGTAGACGAACCGGCTGTTGCAGTCGGTCGACACGGCCACGCCGCGGCCGGTCTCCTCGTCGATCCGGATCATGCCGCCGTCGGCCGGCTGCGCCAGCACGGTGTTGCCGCGCACGTACCGGTCGTACTGGTCGGTGACCCAGTCCTTCGACGCCTGGTTCGGCGACGACACCACCTTCAGCAGCGTCTCGCGGAGCTCGTCCGGGGTGGACGGGCGGTGCAGCTCGTCCGGGGTGTCCGCCTGCAAGGCGTCCTGAGTGGACGGACGGGCGACGGGCCGGTCGTACACCGGGCCCTGGTGCGCCACGGTGCGCGGCGGCACGTCCACCACGGTCTCGCCGTGCCACGTCACCACCAGGTGCTCGCCGTCGGTGACCTCGCCGATCACCGTGGCGATCACGTCCCACTTCGCGCACACCGCGAGGAACTCGTCCACCTTGGACGGCTCGACCACCGCGCACATCCGCTCCTGCGACTCGCTGGAGAGGATCTCCGCCGGGGTCATCCCCTCGGCGCGCAGCGGCACCTGGTCCAGCTCGATCCGCATGCCGCCGTCACCGGCCGCGGCCAGCTCGGACGTCGCGCAGGACAGCCCGGCGCCGCCCAGGTCCTGGATACCGACGACCAGCTTCTCGGCGAACAGCTCCAGGCAGCACTCGATGAGCACCTTCTCGGTGAACGGGTCACCCACCTGGACGCTCGGCAGCTTCTTGCGGCCGCCCGTCGTGGATCCGGTCCCGTCTTCGGTGAAGACGTCACTGGCCAGCACCGACACGCCGCCGATGCCGTCCAGACCGGTCCGCGCCCCGAACAGGATGATCTTGTTGCCGGTGCCCGACGCGAACGCCAGGTGCAGGTCCTCGACCCGCATCGCGCCCACGCACAGCGCGTTCACCAGCGGGTTGCCCGCGTAGCTGGCGTCGAACGCGACCTCGCCGCCGATGTTCGGCAGACCCAGGCAGTTGCCGTACCTGGCGACGCCGGCCACCACACCCGGCAGCACGCGGCGGGTGTCCGGCGCGTCGGCCGGGCCGAAGCGCAGCGAATCGGCCACCGCGAGCGGCCGCGCGCCCATCGCGAGGATGTCGCGCACGATGCCGCCGACACCCGTCGCGGCACCCTGAAAGGGCTCCACATAGGACGGATGGTTGTGGCTCTCCACCTTGAACGTGACCGCCCAGCCGTCACCGATGTCGACCACGCCGGCGTTCTCGCCGATGCCGGCGAGCATCTTCGACCGCATCTCCTCGGTGGTGGTCTCACCGAAGTAACGCAGGTGCTTCTTCGACGACTTGTACGAGCAGTGCTCGCTCCACATCACCGAGTACATGGCCAGTTCGGCGTCCGTCGGCCGCCTGCCCAGGATTTCGCGGATGCGCGCGTACTCGTCGTCGGCGAGCCCGAGCTCGCGGTAGGGCTGGGGCAGGTCCGGCGTTTCCGCGGCCCGCTCGGTCGTGTCGATGGCCAGGGTGTCGGTCACGGGTCCCAGGGTACTTGCAGCGCTCTGACCGGCCGAAAATCGGTGGTGTCAGGTGAGCCGGCGCACTTACGCTCCGTTGTCATGCGCCTCCCGTCCCGGCTCACGCCGCTGCGATTCCTGTGCGCGCTCCTGCGGGCGCGGCCGTGGCTCGCCGTGTCCGCGTGCGTGCTGGGCGCCCTGTGGCTGCTGCCGGCCGCACTGCTGCCGCTCGCGATCGGCGCGGTGGTCGAGGACATCCGCGCGGGCGAGGACCTGCTCGGCGGTGCCGGGCTGGTCGTGCTGCTCGGCGTGGCGCAGGCGGTGTGCGGTGGTGCATTGGTCCTCGCGGTGCACACGATGTGGATCCACGGTGCGGCGGCGACCCAGCAGGCGGTGGTCGAGCACACCGCCCGGCTGGGCGCGTCGCTGCGGCCGCAGGCCGAGACCGGTGACGTGATGGCGCTGTCATCGTCGGACAGCAACCAGATCGGCAACCTGTTCGAGGTGGCCGGCCGGTTGTTCGGCTCGGTGGTGGCCTTCCTGACCGTCAGCCTGGTCCTGATCGGGATGTCGCCGCTGCTGGGCACGATCGCGCTGGTCGGTGTTCCGCTCGCGACGCTGAGCATGGGCAAGCTGGTCGCGCCGCTGCAGCGCCGCAAGGGCGCCCAGCGCGAGGAGCTGTCCAGCGTGAACGCGCTGGCCGCGGACATCGTGTCCGGCCTGCGGATCCTCCGCGGGGTGGGCGGCGAGCAGCAGTTCCTCGGGCGGTTCCGGAACGCGAGCCAGCGGGTCCGGCGGGCCGGTGTCGAGGTGGCGCGCAGCGAATCGTGGCTGGTCGGTGCCGAGGTGCTGCTGCCCGGCCTGGTCACGGTGGCGATCACCTGGCTGGGTGCGCGGTTCGTCGCGGCCGGGACGATCACCGTGGGCCAGCTTGTGACGTTCTACACGTCGGCGGCGTTCCTCGTGGTGCCGGTGGCCACCGCGACGGAGTTCACCGCCGCGTTCTCCTCGGCGACGGTGGCGGCGAAGAAGGTCTGCGCCGTGCTCCGGCTGCGGCCGCTGCTGCCCGAGCCGGACGAGCCGGTCGCGCTGCCGGACGGTCCGCTCGAGCTGCACGACACCCGATCCGGGTTCACCGCGGTCGCCGGCAAGCTGACCGTGGTGGACGCGGGCCCCGAGGCCGAGCCGATGGCTGCCCGGCTGGCCCGGTTCACCGACCCCGAGCCCGGTGAGCGGGTGCTGGTCTCCGGCGTGCCCGCCGACCGCGCGGCGCTGGCCGAACTGCGGTCCCGGGTGGTCTACGCACACAACCAGGACCTGTGGTTCTCCGGCGTCCTGCGTGAGCAGATCGTGCCGTCCGAGCGCGCGGCGGTCGCGCTGTGGGCCGCTGACGCGGACGACATCGTCGAGGGCCTGCCCGCCGGGCTGGACGAGCTGATCGGGGAACGTGGCCGCGAGGTGTCCGGAGGGCAGCGGCAGCGGCTGAACCTGGCCCGCGCGCTCGCCCTGAACCCCGACACCCTGCTGCTCGACGAACCGACGTCGGCGGTCGACGCGCACACCGAGGCCCGCATCACCGAACGGGTCACCGAGCTGCGCCGCGGCCGCACGACCGTCGTGTTCACGGAAAGTCCACTGTGGAAAGCAGTGGCGGACGAGGTGGTCACGTGCGCGCGAAGCTAGTCCTCGCGACCGCCGCTGAGGCCCGCCGGTGGGCGCGGAACCTGCTGCGGACCAACCGGCGCGATTTCGGCCTCGCGGTCGGGCTGTTCGGCCTGGCCACGGCCGCCGGGCTGGCCGGCCCGCAGATCCTCGGGCACCTGGTCGACCTCGCCGCGTCCGGGGGCGGCCCGATCGACCTGCTGGCGCTGGCGTTCCTGGTGGTCCTCGTGGTGCAGGCGGTGCTCAAGCGGCTCGCCCGGTTCCGCGCCGGCGTGCTCGGCGAGCGGGTGCTGGCCGAGACGCGCGAGGGGTTCGTCGAGCGCGCGCTGCGGCTGCCGCTGAGCACGGTCGAGGCGGCCGGCACCGGTGACCTGATCAGCCGCGCGACCACCGACGCCGACCGGATCGACTTCTCGGTGCGCAACGCGATCCCGCAGATCTCGATCTCGCTGATCACGATCGTGGTGACGGTCGCGGGCATGATCGTCACCTCGCCGTTGCTGTCGCTCGGGCTGCTGGTGTCGGCGCCGATCCTGGTGCTGACCCTGCGGTGGTACCTCCGGCGCGCACCCCGGATCGTCGAAACGATGCTCGACCAGTGGTCCCAGGTGCAGTCGAGCCTGCACGAGACGACGGAGGGCGCGCGCACGGCCGAGGCGCTCGGCCTGACCGCGCGGCGGATCGAACTCGGGCACCGCGCGCTCGCCGGGGCGGTCCGCGGCGAGCGGCGACTGCGTGACGTCACCGTGCGCTGGATCCCGTGGCTGCAGATCACGCAGGTCGTGCCGGTCGCGGCGGTGCTGCTGCTCGGCGGCTGGGCCTACCGCGAGGGGCTGGTCGGGCTGGGCACGATCACCACGATGGTGGTCTACGTCCAGGCGCTGGCCGGGCCGATCGAAGAGGCCATGTGGTGGATCGAGGACCTGCAGGTCTCCGGCACCGCGCTGCGCCGCGTCCTCGGCGTGCGCGGCGAGGCGATGCGGGCCGGCGGTCCGCGGCCGCGCGGCCGGGAGATCGTG
The sequence above is a segment of the Amycolatopsis viridis genome. Coding sequences within it:
- the purL gene encoding phosphoribosylformylglycinamidine synthase subunit PurL codes for the protein MTDTLAIDTTERAAETPDLPQPYRELGLADDEYARIREILGRRPTDAELAMYSVMWSEHCSYKSSKKHLRYFGETTTEEMRSKMLAGIGENAGVVDIGDGWAVTFKVESHNHPSYVEPFQGAATGVGGIVRDILAMGARPLAVADSLRFGPADAPDTRRVLPGVVAGVARYGNCLGLPNIGGEVAFDASYAGNPLVNALCVGAMRVEDLHLAFASGTGNKIILFGARTGLDGIGGVSVLASDVFTEDGTGSTTGGRKKLPSVQVGDPFTEKVLIECCLELFAEKLVVGIQDLGGAGLSCATSELAAAGDGGMRIELDQVPLRAEGMTPAEILSSESQERMCAVVEPSKVDEFLAVCAKWDVIATVIGEVTDGEHLVVTWHGETVVDVPPRTVAHQGPVYDRPVARPSTQDALQADTPDELHRPSTPDELRETLLKVVSSPNQASKDWVTDQYDRYVRGNTVLAQPADGGMIRIDEETGRGVAVSTDCNSRFVYLDPYAGAQIALAEAYRNVATTGATPLAVTDCLNFGAPTDPGVMWQFEQAVHGIADGCAQLGVPVTGGNVSFYNQTGDTAILPTPVVGVLGVIDDVRRRIPTGIGAEAGETLLLLGETHDEFGGSAWAHVIHGHLGGLPPKVDLDRERLLAEVLVAGSRDGMISAAHDLSDGGLAQALVEMVLVGQCGARALLDEDADPFVQLFSESTGRVLVAVPRTEELRFTEMCTARGLPWRKAGVVDPEAGGLEIQGVATFGFEELREAFEGTLPKLFD
- a CDS encoding ABC transporter transmembrane domain-containing protein, whose amino-acid sequence is MRLPSRLTPLRFLCALLRARPWLAVSACVLGALWLLPAALLPLAIGAVVEDIRAGEDLLGGAGLVVLLGVAQAVCGGALVLAVHTMWIHGAAATQQAVVEHTARLGASLRPQAETGDVMALSSSDSNQIGNLFEVAGRLFGSVVAFLTVSLVLIGMSPLLGTIALVGVPLATLSMGKLVAPLQRRKGAQREELSSVNALAADIVSGLRILRGVGGEQQFLGRFRNASQRVRRAGVEVARSESWLVGAEVLLPGLVTVAITWLGARFVAAGTITVGQLVTFYTSAAFLVVPVATATEFTAAFSSATVAAKKVCAVLRLRPLLPEPDEPVALPDGPLELHDTRSGFTAVAGKLTVVDAGPEAEPMAARLARFTDPEPGERVLVSGVPADRAALAELRSRVVYAHNQDLWFSGVLREQIVPSERAAVALWAADADDIVEGLPAGLDELIGERGREVSGGQRQRLNLARALALNPDTLLLDEPTSAVDAHTEARITERVTELRRGRTTVVFTESPLWKAVADEVVTCARS
- a CDS encoding ABC transporter ATP-binding protein — protein: MRAKLVLATAAEARRWARNLLRTNRRDFGLAVGLFGLATAAGLAGPQILGHLVDLAASGGGPIDLLALAFLVVLVVQAVLKRLARFRAGVLGERVLAETREGFVERALRLPLSTVEAAGTGDLISRATTDADRIDFSVRNAIPQISISLITIVVTVAGMIVTSPLLSLGLLVSAPILVLTLRWYLRRAPRIVETMLDQWSQVQSSLHETTEGARTAEALGLTARRIELGHRALAGAVRGERRLRDVTVRWIPWLQITQVVPVAAVLLLGGWAYREGLVGLGTITTMVVYVQALAGPIEEAMWWIEDLQVSGTALRRVLGVRGEAMRAGGPRPRGREIVVRDVHYGYSAGREVLHGIDLRVPPGERLAIVGPSGAGKSTLGRLLAGVAAPSAGSVTIGGAEVSELAEDVLRGEVLLLTQEHHVFSGTLRENLTLPAGSWPDAELVRALTAVGLGEWFAGLPDGLETRLGSGALPVPAATAQQLALARVVLADPHTVVLDEATSLLDTSSARHLERSLSGVLEGRTVIAIAHRLHTAAVADRVAVLEAGRITELGTHTQLLAAGGPYARLVAAAHVG